In Gammaproteobacteria bacterium, the following proteins share a genomic window:
- a CDS encoding Ig-like domain-containing protein, producing MDDDFNNSGGITMKWLVFLSAVILLIAGCDSGGDGNVSPERPVVTLSGTAFDGLILDGEVSVYAFDGGIRGDLIGSGTTDQAGLYSLDVQSPNGPIMICISGTDGNSGAHYIEEASDANVFLGQNDELCVVQMYAGEPITSSITYFTNIARGLAEYLISTGMGVEEAINRANTRAGTLLELDILRTTPIDITAIQNATPFTTPGHLYGFATASISQYTMYISEMNSEPSPHDFFNSILFAQKAYEDIRYDGVLNGQAESGMLNMGSISMTTETYRHVLVENMFTIANSTRNLTGLDSSDLFNIGQAWNNSGDTMFGGTPPVALNTTEPTITNISINADQVLSGDAVVFSADVSDVFGLNSVVLQIDNNDLQVFTNGDPVSHTLDTTSYQDGGHTLSIVATNAFNGEFTVDINVTFANRRTTISNINPVDGAYVRGTFNLTADVNDPLGINNTSLYVDDSLHSTATSATSPLFEVNSSAFTDGVHNFRVLATNGVGFDTPSAVNYTVDNTNPTASIPNVANGAYLSGQASIQLDVFDNMQLNRVQLLLNGSALNTYTDFSSPLPPYNFNTTAESDSAATLALSATDSAGNNTVHSLDISIDNNPPTVVIDSPEANSYHSADFDILATITDAIGVETTEYFVDGELQSSNTIALGGVTDGVHSISVAATDFAGHQDSAAVSITVDTTRPAVNITNPVVDSIHTLDLLIAADITDTTPIVSTTYMVDDTVLPTALVNVQPLTDGPHLAKVVAVDSMGFETVAEVSFISDTTPPELSLNLTSGQSISELFDLIPTVSDSLGVESLALFIDGNLHDTIINFTDPISTIFTTSYDDGDHTLRAVATDTSGLTTELIVPFVISNPAPGIADFTFTYVNTTTCRVTGEFSGSLSRISKVEVWRTTVLPGPNQLLGDITTSLSDNASSNAAFDIQTIASTSERDPVFAVGSQIYFRIYNYANDVTFSPAYWMSGSSNNSGRIDCYILPPQDGSVIIP from the coding sequence ATGGATGATGATTTCAATAATAGTGGGGGAATAACAATGAAATGGTTAGTTTTTCTTAGTGCAGTCATTCTATTAATCGCCGGTTGCGATAGTGGTGGGGATGGTAATGTGTCACCAGAGAGACCTGTTGTAACGCTATCCGGTACAGCTTTTGATGGTCTGATACTTGATGGAGAGGTTTCTGTTTATGCGTTTGATGGTGGTATTCGTGGGGACCTTATAGGATCTGGTACTACGGATCAGGCAGGATTGTATAGTCTAGATGTGCAATCGCCTAACGGTCCTATTATGATTTGTATTAGTGGTACAGACGGGAATAGTGGTGCTCATTACATTGAAGAAGCATCAGATGCTAATGTATTTTTGGGTCAAAATGATGAATTATGTGTGGTTCAGATGTACGCTGGCGAACCAATCACCAGTAGTATTACATATTTTACAAATATAGCACGTGGTTTAGCAGAATATCTGATTAGTACTGGTATGGGCGTAGAAGAAGCGATTAACAGAGCTAATACTAGGGCTGGTACTTTACTAGAGTTAGATATTCTGAGAACTACACCGATTGATATTACTGCAATACAGAATGCTACGCCGTTCACCACTCCTGGACACCTTTACGGTTTTGCAACAGCATCAATCTCGCAATATACCATGTATATAAGCGAAATGAACTCTGAGCCTAGTCCTCATGATTTTTTCAATAGCATTCTTTTTGCACAAAAAGCGTATGAAGACATTAGGTATGATGGTGTTTTGAACGGACAAGCCGAATCCGGTATGTTAAATATGGGTTCGATCTCGATGACTACAGAAACATACCGACATGTTCTTGTGGAAAATATGTTTACTATTGCTAACTCTACTCGCAATTTGACCGGACTGGATTCCTCAGACTTGTTTAATATTGGGCAAGCCTGGAACAATTCTGGTGACACTATGTTTGGCGGGACACCTCCGGTCGCTCTTAATACAACAGAACCAACGATTACGAATATTTCCATTAACGCAGACCAGGTGCTATCAGGTGATGCGGTTGTGTTCAGTGCGGACGTATCCGATGTATTTGGCCTCAATAGCGTCGTACTGCAAATCGACAACAATGACTTACAGGTGTTCACCAACGGCGATCCTGTGTCGCATACATTAGACACCACTTCGTATCAAGATGGTGGTCATACGTTGTCTATCGTTGCTACGAATGCGTTTAATGGTGAATTTACTGTCGATATTAATGTGACGTTCGCTAATCGTCGAACAACGATTTCGAACATTAATCCTGTTGACGGTGCCTATGTGCGCGGCACTTTCAATCTCACTGCCGATGTCAACGACCCGTTGGGCATTAACAATACATCGTTGTATGTTGATGATTCCCTACATTCGACCGCGACCAGTGCGACTTCACCATTATTTGAGGTGAACAGCAGTGCATTCACTGATGGTGTGCATAATTTCCGGGTATTGGCTACTAATGGCGTTGGTTTTGACACGCCAAGCGCGGTCAATTACACGGTCGATAATACCAACCCGACCGCTAGTATCCCGAATGTGGCAAACGGTGCCTATTTAAGCGGCCAGGCCTCTATCCAGTTAGATGTCTTCGACAATATGCAGCTAAATCGAGTTCAGCTATTACTCAATGGTTCAGCGCTAAACACGTATACGGATTTCAGTTCACCATTGCCACCGTATAATTTCAATACAACGGCGGAAAGCGATTCGGCAGCTACTTTGGCTTTGAGCGCGACCGACTCGGCGGGTAATAATACGGTGCATTCGTTGGATATTAGCATCGATAATAATCCACCCACGGTCGTTATTGACTCTCCGGAGGCTAACAGTTATCACTCAGCGGATTTCGACATACTGGCGACAATTACCGATGCAATTGGTGTTGAAACTACGGAGTATTTTGTCGATGGAGAATTACAGTCATCGAATACTATTGCATTAGGTGGAGTGACAGATGGTGTGCATTCCATTTCCGTGGCTGCAACAGATTTCGCAGGCCATCAGGATAGTGCGGCAGTGAGTATCACAGTTGATACCACTCGACCCGCAGTGAACATCACGAACCCGGTTGTCGATTCGATTCATACACTGGATCTGTTGATAGCTGCTGATATCACAGACACCACACCTATTGTTTCCACTACGTATATGGTTGATGACACGGTGCTTCCGACCGCATTGGTGAATGTCCAGCCGTTAACAGACGGCCCTCACTTGGCCAAAGTCGTTGCGGTTGACTCCATGGGCTTTGAGACCGTGGCAGAGGTTTCGTTTATCTCTGATACAACACCGCCCGAACTGAGTTTGAATTTGACGTCTGGGCAATCTATTTCAGAGTTGTTTGATTTGATACCTACTGTGTCGGATTCATTAGGCGTCGAGTCTTTGGCATTATTTATTGATGGTAACCTACACGACACCATTATTAATTTCACTGATCCAATATCCACCATATTTACAACATCGTACGATGATGGTGATCACACGCTACGTGCAGTGGCAACCGACACGTCCGGTTTGACGACAGAGTTAATTGTACCTTTTGTGATATCTAACCCAGCGCCTGGTATTGCAGATTTCACATTTACTTACGTTAATACGACAACCTGTCGTGTTACTGGAGAGTTTTCTGGCAGCTTGAGTCGGATATCGAAAGTCGAGGTTTGGCGTACAACGGTTCTTCCAGGTCCAAACCAGTTGCTGGGCGATATTACAACATCACTGTCTGATAACGCTTCGAGTAATGCTGCCTTTGATATTCAGACTATAGCGTCCACGTCAGAACGTGACCCAGTATTCGCGGTAGGTTCTCAGATCTACTTTAGAATATATAACTATGCGAACGATGTGACTTTCTCACCGGCGTACTGGATGTCCGGTTCCTCCAATAACAGCGGTAGAATCGACTGTTACATTCTACCGCCGCAAGACGGCTCAGTTATTATTCCTTAA
- the virB11 gene encoding P-type DNA transfer ATPase VirB11, whose translation MNHDVLNVYLEPIRHLLTDESVNEIIVNRPGEVWVEWDRKFERIDSDEFSAEHLRTLADLVASSTHQTVDESTPLLSATLPDGCRAQFVLPPACPSDAFVMAVRRHRPLNFTLEDYEAAGAFDSVGKRTAKENDVHGHLSTLYKAGNISGFIRCAIENRVSCLISGGTSTGKTTFLRTCLSLIPSKERLVLIEDVPEIFIEHDNVASLLYSRNDQGVANVTPQQLLEASLRLRPDRIILGELRGNEAAAYLSAINSGHSGSITSVHADNPYMAYDKVAQLVMQSGMLMSKAEIIEYVKNIIPVVIQWDREDDRLYVQDIYHAYA comes from the coding sequence ATGAACCACGACGTTCTCAATGTTTATCTGGAACCGATCCGGCATTTGTTAACGGATGAGTCGGTTAATGAAATCATTGTGAATCGACCGGGTGAGGTGTGGGTGGAGTGGGATCGCAAGTTTGAACGAATAGACAGCGATGAGTTCTCTGCGGAACATTTACGCACCCTGGCCGACCTGGTGGCCAGCAGTACTCATCAAACCGTGGACGAATCCACACCGTTGTTGTCGGCCACGTTGCCCGACGGTTGCCGGGCGCAGTTCGTGTTACCGCCGGCGTGCCCATCGGATGCGTTTGTCATGGCGGTGCGCCGACACCGACCATTGAACTTTACTTTGGAAGATTACGAAGCGGCGGGTGCGTTTGATTCTGTGGGTAAACGCACTGCCAAAGAAAACGACGTACATGGCCATCTGAGTACGTTATACAAGGCCGGTAATATCAGTGGCTTTATTCGATGTGCTATTGAAAATCGGGTCTCTTGTCTCATTTCGGGCGGCACAAGCACGGGTAAAACGACCTTTCTACGCACCTGCTTGTCATTGATTCCGTCTAAAGAGCGTTTGGTCTTAATAGAGGACGTGCCCGAGATATTTATTGAGCATGATAATGTGGCCAGTTTATTGTACTCGCGCAATGACCAGGGTGTGGCCAATGTGACTCCACAGCAGTTGCTTGAGGCATCACTACGTTTACGTCCTGATCGGATTATACTCGGTGAGCTGCGCGGCAACGAGGCCGCAGCGTATTTGAGTGCGATCAATTCAGGGCATTCCGGTTCCATAACCAGTGTCCATGCAGACAATCCTTATATGGCGTATGACAAGGTTGCCCAGCTCGTGATGCAGTCGGGAATGCTCATGAGTAAAGCTGAAATCATCGAGTACGTAAAAAATATCATCCCCGTGGTGATCCAGTGGGATCGCGAAGATGACCGTCTGTATGTGCAGGATATATATCATGCCTATGCCTGA
- a CDS encoding type IV secretory system conjugative DNA transfer family protein, protein MPMPDVRKWLILVFLGIGIYLYLWGVVYYGWFTHSLEAFEQAPWFILQVLFEGNDSSKIPLFNTGLITLLSMAVIVISALHAKSQRNLYGDAHFARENEIQTAGLRAKQGILLGKYRWRFLSHDGDGHVLAYCPPGSGKGVGLVIPNLLNWPGSVVCLDIKNENFNKTSGFRQQHGQQCILFNPSDPEGRTFSYNPLDVIDPGSPTRINDVQKIAYILWPRHNDKGDIWNPSARSLFIATVLLQFDRVPGDTCIGDVLRFFNSATDIVGTIEEIVDVDHDLDSSCLRGFRGFLQKSEKERSGVLSSLRAGLELWENPLVDAATSRSDFDLTQLRTNPMSVYVGVTPDNIERMEPLLNMFFQQVIDLLTRKEPGDNEPHSVLMLLDEFTSLGRLSIVEKGIAYLRSYQVRVMPIIQGITQLDDKYGVAAAKSFRQNFKIKYISAPNDLETAREVSGMLGFKTMRTTNKSRQYPSGHSSVSTSLAKRELMLPHEVMQLKAKKAIVFIEASSPVLADKIVYYKSRIFKQRLLDPVSIPTVSLRTLSDRRTRLEEQYPGDAGTTNEASDAEIEEAMEVFQ, encoded by the coding sequence ATGCCTATGCCTGATGTTAGAAAGTGGCTGATATTGGTATTTCTCGGAATAGGGATTTATCTGTATTTGTGGGGTGTTGTCTATTATGGCTGGTTTACCCATTCACTGGAGGCGTTCGAGCAAGCACCTTGGTTCATACTACAAGTACTTTTTGAAGGTAACGATAGCAGTAAGATCCCACTGTTTAACACAGGTCTAATCACATTATTGTCTATGGCCGTTATCGTTATTTCAGCCTTGCATGCTAAATCACAACGAAACTTATACGGTGATGCGCATTTTGCGCGAGAAAACGAAATACAAACCGCCGGACTTCGTGCCAAGCAAGGTATTTTGTTGGGTAAATACCGATGGCGCTTTTTAAGCCATGACGGCGACGGTCATGTGCTTGCGTACTGTCCGCCTGGTTCCGGTAAAGGCGTCGGACTGGTTATACCGAATTTATTGAATTGGCCTGGATCTGTCGTATGTCTGGATATAAAGAACGAGAATTTTAATAAAACGTCCGGGTTTCGCCAACAACATGGACAACAATGCATCTTATTTAATCCGTCCGATCCAGAGGGAAGGACGTTCTCTTACAATCCATTGGACGTCATTGATCCGGGTAGTCCAACCCGCATTAATGACGTTCAGAAAATCGCATATATTCTATGGCCACGCCACAACGATAAGGGTGATATTTGGAACCCAAGCGCTCGATCTTTGTTTATCGCTACCGTGCTTCTCCAGTTTGATCGAGTGCCCGGTGACACCTGTATCGGTGATGTTCTGCGTTTCTTCAATTCAGCGACCGACATCGTTGGCACCATTGAAGAAATCGTCGATGTCGATCACGATCTGGATTCGTCGTGTTTGCGTGGATTCCGTGGATTCCTGCAGAAATCTGAGAAAGAACGATCCGGTGTTCTCTCATCACTGCGAGCTGGGCTGGAATTATGGGAAAATCCGTTGGTGGATGCGGCCACGTCTCGAAGTGATTTTGATTTAACGCAGCTACGCACAAACCCTATGTCGGTTTACGTCGGTGTGACACCCGATAACATTGAGCGCATGGAACCGTTGTTGAATATGTTCTTCCAGCAGGTTATTGATTTGCTGACACGCAAAGAGCCTGGTGATAATGAACCACACTCGGTACTGATGTTGTTGGATGAATTCACTTCACTGGGTCGCCTGAGCATTGTTGAGAAAGGTATTGCTTACCTGCGATCCTATCAAGTGCGAGTTATGCCGATCATCCAAGGAATTACACAGTTGGATGATAAATATGGTGTAGCCGCTGCGAAAAGCTTTCGGCAGAATTTTAAGATTAAGTACATATCGGCACCCAATGACCTGGAGACCGCACGAGAAGTCAGCGGTATGTTGGGGTTCAAAACCATGCGCACGACCAATAAAAGTCGGCAGTATCCCAGCGGCCATAGCAGTGTGTCCACCAGTTTGGCCAAACGTGAGCTCATGCTGCCGCATGAAGTGATGCAGTTGAAAGCCAAGAAAGCGATTGTGTTTATAGAAGCCAGTTCCCCGGTGTTGGCGGACAAAATCGTTTATTACAAAAGTCGGATATTTAAACAACGTTTATTAGATCCCGTATCCATTCCGACCGTCAGTTTACGCACGTTATCTGATCGGCGTACTCGATTGGAAGAACAGTATCCCGGTGACGCTGGTACAACCAATGAGGCCAGTGACGCGGAAATAGAAGAAGCCATGGAGGTGTTTCAGTGA
- the virB9 gene encoding P-type conjugative transfer protein VirB9 produces MISNTTWKYLLLLVSITLALPVYSGSDPIAGGADHRVKIVPYHPTDVTHLLGHYNYNIIIEYAPDELITKVAVGDSTGWHAEPLGHRLSLKPSRPDNTTNMFVATNKRNYNYELIARKTTNPRDKRITYSVKYTYPEEQLAKASRQQQLLLQQQKRQKVRHTKQGLSATNLNFNYHFSGDQETAPIQAFDDGTFTYFKFAKNKPLPAVLTVDKQRNEEVLNFRMEGGYMVVERLSDRFSLRHGNLQTSIVKLDASTQRPPPSVSRKRKETSTASGEPWQEQWAGW; encoded by the coding sequence ATGATAAGCAACACAACGTGGAAATACCTGTTATTACTGGTTTCCATTACTTTGGCCTTACCCGTTTACTCGGGCAGTGATCCTATAGCGGGAGGGGCAGATCACCGTGTGAAAATAGTTCCCTATCACCCCACTGATGTGACCCATTTGCTAGGACATTACAATTACAACATCATTATCGAGTACGCCCCGGATGAATTGATAACAAAGGTCGCTGTGGGTGATTCGACCGGTTGGCATGCCGAACCGCTGGGCCATAGGTTGTCACTTAAGCCTTCAAGACCGGATAATACGACCAATATGTTTGTTGCAACAAATAAACGCAATTACAACTATGAACTTATTGCTCGCAAGACAACAAATCCTCGTGATAAGCGCATTACGTATTCAGTGAAATACACTTACCCGGAAGAACAGTTGGCCAAAGCATCTAGGCAACAACAATTATTACTCCAACAGCAAAAACGCCAGAAAGTTAGACATACTAAGCAAGGCCTTTCCGCAACGAATCTTAATTTCAATTACCATTTTAGTGGTGATCAAGAAACCGCACCGATTCAAGCATTCGATGATGGTACATTCACCTATTTTAAATTTGCCAAGAACAAGCCGTTACCCGCCGTGCTTACTGTCGATAAACAACGCAATGAAGAGGTGCTTAACTTTCGCATGGAAGGGGGTTACATGGTGGTCGAACGATTAAGTGATCGATTTTCGTTGCGTCATGGAAATTTACAAACGTCAATTGTCAAATTGGATGCGTCTACACAGAGACCACCACCTTCGGTATCTCGTAAGCGCAAAGAAACGTCCACCGCTTCTGGCGAACCTTGGCAAGAACAGTGGGCCGGTTGGTGA
- a CDS encoding TrbI/VirB10 family protein: MDEQDIPILTERTISPVTSNSANNVARPVGILGVVVVVAIVLLFIFDEEKTEQVKEAKNYGTGFESTPKIAPDSEIHVPFYTVVDEEASVSNKPKRTAKPRKLDTLDAIDQSGSQSAIGLNTVKTGFGAPGGVNGAHNTGVNGHRSPYQGPPSYGRARPYGGVDPAMRPGQSNEDREQLERWAASPVIYDSNSSKSTAPASNGYSDEFAMAMMQQQMAGQQGAVPGLMAEMMGQSGPSNPNLKFAEQQKRESVQTVRAMPTGNTDYRIAQGKIITATLETGINTTLPGMIRAVVSYPVYAETGRNVLLPPGSRLIGVYNSDVQNGQARVYVIWQRAIRPDGIDIELGSPGIDGLGRAGVAGQMDKHFIDRFSNAALLSLIGAGVSNLNPGEGATASESYKERMAMAFQNQASADLAQGTDIQPTNFIDQGSLIKVFCSRDMDFYSALANAELGS; the protein is encoded by the coding sequence ATGGACGAACAGGACATCCCTATATTAACAGAGCGCACCATTTCGCCGGTAACGTCCAACAGTGCAAACAATGTTGCGAGGCCAGTGGGCATACTGGGCGTCGTTGTTGTTGTCGCTATCGTATTACTGTTTATTTTCGATGAAGAGAAAACAGAACAAGTTAAGGAGGCTAAAAACTACGGAACCGGTTTTGAATCAACGCCCAAGATAGCGCCGGACTCAGAAATACATGTACCGTTTTATACGGTTGTGGATGAGGAAGCGTCAGTAAGTAACAAACCTAAGCGAACAGCAAAACCACGTAAGCTCGATACTCTGGATGCTATTGATCAGTCGGGCAGTCAGAGCGCTATTGGTCTTAACACCGTAAAGACCGGTTTCGGAGCGCCGGGTGGCGTCAACGGTGCGCATAATACCGGTGTTAACGGACACCGTAGTCCTTATCAAGGGCCGCCAAGCTATGGACGAGCACGGCCCTATGGCGGTGTTGACCCCGCCATGCGACCTGGCCAATCAAACGAAGATCGTGAACAATTGGAGCGCTGGGCTGCATCGCCGGTTATCTATGATTCGAATTCATCAAAAAGTACGGCGCCAGCATCTAACGGATATTCAGATGAATTTGCGATGGCCATGATGCAGCAGCAAATGGCGGGACAGCAAGGCGCTGTCCCTGGTTTAATGGCGGAGATGATGGGACAAAGTGGTCCTTCTAACCCGAATCTTAAATTTGCTGAACAACAAAAACGTGAATCGGTACAGACGGTGCGAGCGATGCCCACTGGCAATACGGATTATCGAATCGCGCAAGGCAAAATAATTACCGCGACTTTAGAGACCGGTATCAACACCACATTACCGGGTATGATCCGCGCCGTAGTGAGTTATCCGGTCTACGCGGAAACCGGTCGCAATGTATTGTTACCTCCCGGCTCTCGGTTAATCGGTGTTTACAACTCCGATGTGCAAAACGGCCAAGCGCGGGTATATGTTATTTGGCAGCGAGCCATTCGTCCGGATGGCATTGATATTGAGCTAGGTTCGCCCGGTATTGACGGTTTGGGCCGCGCCGGTGTGGCCGGACAGATGGATAAGCATTTTATTGACCGTTTCAGTAATGCCGCTTTACTGAGTTTGATTGGTGCCGGTGTCAGTAACCTAAATCCGGGTGAAGGGGCTACCGCCAGTGAGTCGTACAAAGAACGCATGGCCATGGCGTTTCAGAATCAAGCCTCCGCCGACTTAGCCCAAGGAACGGATATACAGCCCACCAACTTCATTGACCAAGGGAGTTTGATCAAGGTGTTTTGTTCACGCGACATGGATTTTTACTCTGCGTTAGCGAATGCGGAGCTGGGTTCATGA
- a CDS encoding Ig-like domain-containing protein yields MSLIKAKYCCWLLVLAALVACDNDEPYQPPPPVDPPPVVKTTISGGVYLGAIRNAVVTAYSFDNGSRGDVLATGRSDLQGTYTLSDVDSDQMVLVCASGEAGNSNIAYTEESSGVDVVVSANDELCAMVEASGETSHTAQITHFTHLAYSRAAYLIGTGMQPNIALSNSLQSVYRVINTNPVETPPLDPTDIANATSRHSQGLYYGQALAAVSQYTQTVSEQNQESPVHQNYHSLRYSQTAFEDIRYDGVLNGQGESGLLSFGQVPIDVSSYRHHIAMHLFVFVSSDRNVSGLDAIDYKGFGERINSATDDIFGGAPVVPFSGTEPIITNVSVSDGQTVFQTTTISADVTAIYGLDRVEFRLDGALLDGLLPGEPLSYDLDTTQYAEGDHTLVVRAVSQFGDETNQTINLVFDNEQTVVTNILPMNGTHVRGTFDFSATVSDPFGINNVHGIINNSVRYPNIGTTSPSVPFDSTLNADGSYLFGFRVVNGLDFTSDHEVTYTIDNTLPDASLINVNNMDTLIGSPSIQFAVSDTYLSQASVLLDGEIQQSFTTFSDPMAYSLDTTAFPDGEHVLAVTANDLAGNNRIASANVVIDNNPPVVNITNPVTNSVATAGFTVTANTSDTVGVVSTEYYVDTTLLSSATVDPSLFADGGHNVTVKAFDDAGHEGNDSIAVTFDTTLPTVSITNPTDASFLTSNFTITADISDSQGIASSSMTIDGQALASPDIVLTDYADGNYNIEVQATDTSGLQNSDSVTVFIDNTLPSVEVTAPTEGSVISGTLCIRAAVSDLAGIRIVEYLIDDLHLSYPPNKDIPFMCFTSDSFFNGPHVFTVKVWDNSDLVNSADVNVTISN; encoded by the coding sequence GTGAGTCTTATTAAGGCTAAGTATTGTTGTTGGCTGCTAGTACTAGCAGCGTTGGTTGCTTGCGACAACGACGAACCGTACCAACCACCGCCGCCCGTCGATCCACCGCCTGTGGTTAAAACGACAATTTCCGGTGGCGTTTATTTGGGTGCCATTCGTAATGCCGTTGTTACCGCATATTCGTTCGATAATGGTAGCCGGGGAGATGTGCTGGCTACTGGGCGCTCGGATCTCCAGGGTACTTACACTTTGAGTGACGTAGATAGTGATCAGATGGTTTTGGTTTGCGCCAGTGGTGAGGCTGGTAATAGCAATATTGCTTATACAGAAGAGTCGAGCGGTGTAGACGTAGTAGTCAGCGCAAATGACGAACTGTGCGCGATGGTCGAGGCCTCCGGAGAAACCTCTCATACCGCACAGATTACACATTTTACCCACCTGGCTTACAGTCGAGCTGCTTACTTGATCGGGACCGGCATGCAGCCCAATATTGCTTTGTCCAATTCATTACAATCGGTTTACCGCGTCATAAACACCAACCCGGTTGAGACGCCACCTTTGGATCCAACCGATATTGCCAATGCAACCAGTCGGCACAGCCAGGGATTATATTACGGCCAGGCCTTGGCCGCTGTTTCGCAATACACGCAAACGGTCAGCGAACAAAACCAAGAATCGCCAGTTCACCAAAACTACCACTCGCTACGTTATTCACAAACGGCATTTGAGGATATTCGTTACGACGGCGTGCTTAATGGTCAAGGTGAATCCGGTTTGTTGAGCTTCGGCCAGGTGCCGATTGATGTGAGTTCTTACCGGCACCATATCGCCATGCATTTGTTTGTGTTTGTATCATCGGACCGCAATGTGTCGGGCCTGGATGCGATTGACTATAAGGGATTTGGTGAGCGAATTAATAGTGCAACCGATGACATCTTTGGCGGTGCGCCGGTAGTGCCTTTTAGTGGTACAGAACCGATTATTACCAATGTCTCAGTCTCAGACGGACAAACGGTATTTCAGACGACCACAATCAGTGCCGATGTGACCGCAATTTACGGTTTGGATCGTGTTGAGTTTCGCTTGGACGGTGCGCTACTGGATGGTCTGCTGCCAGGTGAACCGTTATCGTACGACCTGGATACCACCCAATACGCCGAGGGCGATCACACGTTGGTGGTTCGCGCTGTCAGCCAGTTCGGGGATGAAACCAACCAGACGATTAACCTGGTGTTTGATAACGAACAAACCGTCGTGACCAACATCTTACCCATGAACGGTACTCATGTGAGAGGGACGTTTGATTTTTCGGCGACTGTTTCCGATCCATTTGGTATCAATAACGTGCATGGAATCATAAACAATTCCGTGCGCTATCCTAATATCGGTACGACCAGCCCATCGGTTCCGTTTGATAGCACGTTGAATGCTGATGGCTCGTATCTATTCGGATTTCGGGTAGTGAATGGACTGGACTTTACGTCAGACCATGAGGTGACTTACACCATCGACAATACCTTGCCTGATGCTTCATTGATCAATGTTAATAATATGGATACGTTGATTGGTTCGCCAAGTATTCAATTTGCTGTCAGTGACACGTATTTGAGCCAGGCGAGCGTTTTATTGGATGGTGAAATCCAGCAAAGCTTTACTACTTTTAGTGATCCTATGGCGTATTCATTGGATACAACGGCGTTTCCCGATGGCGAGCATGTGTTGGCGGTTACGGCCAATGATCTGGCGGGAAATAACCGCATCGCATCTGCCAATGTAGTAATCGATAATAATCCGCCGGTGGTGAATATCACTAATCCAGTGACTAACAGCGTGGCCACTGCCGGTTTCACTGTTACTGCGAACACGAGTGATACCGTGGGCGTGGTTTCTACCGAGTACTACGTGGATACCACTTTACTGTCCAGTGCGACGGTTGATCCGTCTCTGTTTGCAGACGGTGGACATAACGTGACGGTCAAGGCCTTCGATGATGCTGGGCATGAGGGTAACGACAGCATTGCGGTAACATTTGATACCACGCTTCCTACTGTGTCGATTACTAATCCGACGGATGCCAGCTTTTTAACCAGTAATTTTACCATTACCGCCGATATCTCGGACTCACAAGGTATCGCTTCATCATCGATGACCATTGATGGCCAGGCCTTAGCGTCTCCAGACATTGTGTTGACGGATTACGCGGATGGTAATTACAACATCGAGGTTCAAGCGACCGATACTTCCGGTTTGCAAAACAGTGATTCGGTGACGGTGTTTATCGACAATACTTTGCCGTCGGTTGAAGTCACAGCGCCAACCGAAGGTAGTGTTATCAGCGGTACTCTTTGTATTAGAGCTGCTGTTTCTGATCTTGCTGGAATCCGAATAGTCGAGTATTTGATAGACGATCTACATCTGAGTTATCCGCCGAACAAAGATATCCCTTTCATGTGCTTTACTAGCGACTCATTTTTTAACGGGCCACATGTATTTACGGTAAAAGTATGGGATAACTCGGATTTAGTCAATTCCGCAGATGTGAATGTAACGATTAGTAACTGA